Proteins co-encoded in one Acanthopagrus latus isolate v.2019 chromosome 10, fAcaLat1.1, whole genome shotgun sequence genomic window:
- the LOC119026840 gene encoding tripartite motif-containing protein 16-like translates to MLFTGCETVKLFRRSLLFGGEMAQQRNQADELKFSCSICLNLLKDPVTIPCGHNYCMKCIKDTWGKEDQEKTHSCPQCRRSFTPRPELLKNTLLAELVEELKKTGLQDAPADLCYAGAEDVACDVCTGRKLRAAKSCLQCLASYCEQHLQPHLQSPAFKKHKLVEPSVKLQENICSRHDEVMKIFCRTDQKCICLVCSMDDHKGHDTVSAATERAEKQKQLDQSRQDVQQRIQDREKDVKQLQQEVETTTRSADEAVEHSEKIFTQLIRLVEARHSDVKQRIRSQQELDVSLAKERQEKLNQEITELKKKDAELEKLSLTEDHTQFLLSYPSLSTLTKSTISPRPNIDRLQFFKDMTAAVTAARDQLQLVLTEKLPLRTEFLQYSRQITLDPNTAERRLVLSAENRKVTYNDKNPPYPDHPDRLIDRPQVLSKEGLTGRCYWEVETKKRSGTVSVSVAYKCVNKSLYVFGFNKTFWSLYCYSSGYNFYHDSQSTSISGPESSRIGVYLDHSAGILSFYSVSSDTMRLLHKVQTTFTEPLHAGFWLCGPDGNTAEVCKVKQ, encoded by the coding sequence ATGCTTTTTACTGGCTGTGAGACAGTGAAACTCTTCAGACGCTCTCTGTTGTTCGGAGGTGAGATGGCGCAGCAAAGAAACCAAGCAGACGAGCTGAAATTCAGCTGTTCGATCTGTCTGAAtctactgaaggatccggtgACTATTCCCTGTGGACACAACTACTGCATGAAGTGTATTAAAGACACGTGGGGCAAAGAGGATCAGGAGAAAacccacagctgccctcagtgcaggaggagcttcacaccgaggcctgagctgctgaaaaacaccttGTTGGCAGAGttagtggaggagctgaagaagactggactccaagatgctcctgctgatctctgctatgctggagctgaagatgtggcctgtgatgtctgcacCGGGAGGAAGCTGAGAGCTGCCAAGtcctgtctgcagtgtttgGCCTCTTACTGTGAGCAgcacctgcagcctcaccttCAATCTCCGgcttttaaaaagcacaaactGGTTGAACcctctgtgaagctccaggagaacatctgctcccgtcacgatgaggtgatgaagatttTCTGCCGCACTGATCAGAAGTGTATCTGCCTCGTCTGCTCAATGGACGACCATAAAGGCCACGACACAGTGTCGGCTGCCACAGAGAGGGCagagaagcagaagcagctcgATCAAAGTCGGCAGGACgtccagcagagaatccaggacagagagaaagacgtgaagcagcttcagcaggaggtggagacgACCACTCGCTCTGCTGATgaagcagtggagcacagtgagaagatcttcacccagctgatccGTCTGGTGGAGGCCAGACactctgatgtgaagcagcggatcagatcccagcaggaacTGGATGTTAGTTTGGCCAAAGAGCGTCAGGAGAAACTGAAccaggagatcactgagctgaagaagaaagacgCTGAGCTGGAGAAGCTCTCGCTCACAGAGGACCACACCCAGTTTCTTCTCAGCTACCCCTCACTGTCAACACTGACTAAGTCTACAATCTCACCCAGACCAAACATCGACCGCCTGCAGTTCTTTAAGgacatgacagcagctgtgacagcagCCAGAGATCAACTGCAGCTGGTTCTTACAGAGAAATTACCTTTAAGAACTGAGTTCTTACAATATTCACGTCAgatcacactggatccaaacacagcagagagacgTCTGGTTTTATCAGCGGAGAACAGAAAAGTAACATATAATGATAAAAATCCACcatatcctgatcatccagacAGATTAATTGACAGACCTCAGGTGTTGAGTAAAGAAGGACTGACTGGccgttgttactgggaggtggagacgaagaagaggagcgGGACTGTTTCTGTATCAGTCGCTTACAAGTGTGTTAATAAATCATTATATGTGTTTGGATTCAATAAGACGTTTTGGTCATTATATTGTTACAGTAGTGGTTATAACTTCTATCATGACAGTCAGTCTACCTCCATCTCCGGCCCTGAATCCTCCAGAATAggagtgtacctggatcacagtgcaggtattctgtccttctacagcgtctcATCCGACACCATGAGACTCCTCCACAAagtccagaccacattcactgaGCCGCTCCATGCTGGATTTTGGCTTTGTGGTcctgatggaaacacagctgaagtGTGTAAAGTGAAGCAGTGA